The Musa acuminata AAA Group cultivar baxijiao chromosome BXJ2-2, Cavendish_Baxijiao_AAA, whole genome shotgun sequence genome contains the following window.
GACACACTATTGCAAATAAAATTACATTGAGACAAAAGGAATAATCAGAAAAATGCATCAAGTTTCTGGCAATGGCTTGTGAagtgagaaataaaaaaaaatatatgtaaatGGAAACTGATTTAGTTCTCTGATCATAGGAATGACTTCCAAATGGTACACTACATTCTGACCATTAGCTAGGGCAGCATGTGCAAATGACACAAATTAGTAATTCACCATGCCATTGTAGGCATGTTtgtgatgaaaataaaataaagaactaGGGAAGAAATGTGAGTGATTGGTGGGATCAAGTGGTTTGCTACATGCTTCTAGAGTACATTGAGCTTGAGGTTGTGATTAGAGCTATGCTTCATTGGTGGTTTTCTATCATGTGCAGCGAGAGCATAAAGATAGTTAAGAGAAAGAACTATTATCTCTAAACATTTGGTTCAGCTACTTGATCCATATGGGGTTCGGGTTTGACAATCCAATGCTCGATACCATCTTTTGAATAAAAGTTTTGGCGGAGGTGTTGCGCTTTTGCTGCAATAAACACAACTTAGAAAGGGGAATTAATCTACTCTTGCTATGAATTTGAAGTGTATAAAATAGGGAACTAAAGCAAAGAGTTTTCGAGTGACTGTTGTTCGGAAGTTCTCATGCGACAAGTGCGAATAGATCGCTCTCGGCATAGCGTAGGTTGTTGAtggttctttctttcttccctccTCTCACCAATCCAATAACACCTCTGTTTGACACTGTCGAAGGGGCTGAATGTGTCGAGTTTGCCGCTTCGTCTTTGGACATCGAGGATGAAGATGAAGTTATTTTGCAACGATTCTCTGTTGTGGAATTCTGTCGCAAGCTGAAAGAAGAAGACTCCTGGCCTGCTGATCTCAGCTGTTGCTGGTGTAGGGTTGCTGAggctttcttcctcttttcttcgtcTGCTGCTACTCTTGGCTAGGAAACTGTTCTAGGCCGGCTAGAAGGCTAGATAGAAGGAAGAAGGGTGTTGTTGctatcctcctcttctccttttcttcttctctcctctcttcttagCTTAGGGTTGGCTGGTTTCTTGAGAGGAGGCACGACTTGGATTACTTTGGGATGCTTTAAATGGGTCTCTCCTTTTATAGCTAAGGGGGTGGAGTACTAGCTATGTTAGGACTTGGAGTCTTAATGCAGTTAGGACTTACAGAGACCTAATGCCTTAGGTCTTGGAAAATCCTAGTGCCTTTAGGAGTTGTTTTAGGGTTGGCGTATGAGTGTCCTATTCCTATTAGGAATTGGCGTCACCCTCTCCTTGTGGCTGCCCCTATTTGGGTGTGGGCTGCTCTAATTCTAGTTCTAGTTGGACTGGGATTTGGGTTAGTGAGCTGCTGTGATATGGGCTTTGCTTGGTCGAATAAGGTTTTGAGGTTTCAAGAGACCCTTCAATAGAGGTTGGTCAGTTTTGTTAAATGCTATTGAGATCATCCCTGATTATTACGCACTATACCTGTATACCAatcaattaaaaaaaacaaattagGTTTAAGAAAATGAATATTAAAGCATCAGTACCCAAGGATTTAAGTTCCAACAGTACTGGAAGTGTTGATCAGCCACTGAATGGTTTTAGCTGAGCCATGCACTCTTATAGCCATGTGCTAACTGAATAGGAAtacaaaaaaggaaaatatgatGCTGCAAGGGTTTTATCAAAGCAAAATTTCTTATTCATACACCTTTCCCTTGCCTTTAGTTTTCAGGAGCGATTGAGGCTTGAAGGTTCACTGTACAGTTTTTAAGATAAACTGGATGCTCTATGCAAATCTGAAAAAGATGGGTATTTTGCATCTTGTCTTTTGCAGGAACAGTAAATATGGCCAAATTGTTACTTTTTCAGTCAAAACATTATAACATTGACAGTACCCTATTCTACAATTTGGTGGTGCTAGGACCTACATTATGCAATGCAATTGGGCTGCAGAAGAGGATATGTTGCACATGGCAGCATTGTTATCCCATCTTGTGGTTCATTTAGGTCAACAGAATGGCATGCAGTGTGATGCTAAGTTGGGAACATGTTTCCTTAATTTCTGATGTCCTACATGTGACAGCAAAAGCGCCCATCTACCTGCATTGTAGAATTTGATATGTTATTCTACCTTTATATCATTGTTTCCTTTACTGTCTCTATTGTTCATTTACCCAATTAACTTTTCAAGTCCATCTTTGCATAAGATTTAAGAAACTTCTGAGACAAAATCAAGAATGAAATAGTCAGAAGCCAAcataaatcaaaatatttttcaaatgtcTCAAATTTTAGTAATTTTGTGAATTTTTTTTCGAATGCCAGATTTTTTATTTACAGAACTATGTTTTTTAGTTTCATTTTGTCATTAATGCTGACTTTATAGTAGACCAAAGAAGGCTCAGCTGTGTTGCTCATGTCTTTCATGCATGCTGTGCTGTGGCATGTTATCATATTCATAAGTTAAAACTAAGTACCAGTGGATGCAGTCAAATATCCCTTTTCACATTTAACTCGTGATGTCATATTAGTTTGACAAAATACTGGCTCAAGATACTAGGGAATGGATGTTGTATTAAATGCTTATTTCAACAAGTTAATGTGTAGATAAAGGTTTGAGACTGTGATCCATCCTTCTCTCTAAATCACATGttttcacattatatatatattggttaGTATAAAGTATAAACTAAGATGTTCCCAGAACAGTAGTCTCATGCACTAGGTACACTCTTTACAAACCAAGGTGTCACATACTGGTCAATACGGGATGTACCATCTGATTTGTTTCCATCCGACAAAGGATTGGTATTGGACCACTTGATCCAATactggccttttttttttttttactagtacAGGGAAGTATGGGTTGGTATACCACCCAGTACACTGGAATCATACGAGTTATTGTCAATTTATTCGAAAAAATaagcttttttattttcttgacaaGGCAGATTTCAGGACATGATGGAGGAACGGGAGCAAGCCCTATAAGCTCAATTAAACATGCTGGAGGTCCATGGGAACTCGGTTTGACTGAAACTCATCAGGTTGTCCACTACTTACATTATCATTGCTGCTGATTATTTTGTTCTCTGTGTTGTCCATGTAATCAACAGAAAATTGTCTTTCAGACGCTTATTCAAAATGGCTTGAGAGAAAGGGTGATCTTGAGAGTTGATGGTGGATTTAAGAGTGGCATTGATGTCCTCATGGCTGCTGCCATGGGTGCTGATGAGTATGGTTTTGGGTCTGTGGCCATGATAGCTACTGGATGTGTCATGGCACGTATTTGCCATACAAATAACTGTCCTGTTGGGGTTGCCAGTCAGGTATTAACATGAAGATTATTTTTCACTGTccattttgttctttcttttttgtctcaTGTGTGTATTAGTGATGAGTGTGGTGCTAAAAGTGTCCTACTCTGTAGAGAGAAGAGCTTCGTGCTCGTTTTCCTGGGGTTCCTGGAGATCTGGTCAATTACTTTTTGTATGTTGCAGAGGAGGTAACATTTCTGTTATATTATCAAAATGAATATTTCTCGCTGTGCAACTTCCAAATGCTAACTTGTTTTGCTATTTTTAGTATCTCTTTGGACGTATTTTTGTTCTACTCTTCGGTAGATTTTATTAAATATAGTTTGGTTCAATTGTCTGGCCAGGTTAGAGGGGTTTTGGCTCAACTTGGATATGAGAAGTTGGATGACATAATTGGGCGAACAGATTTATTAAAACCAAGACATATCTCTTTGACAAAAACTCAACATCTTGATCTCAGTTACCTTCTTTCAGTAAGAAACTGAACTCCTTAGGTTTTCGACCCTTTTGTTTTCATGGCTTTAGATTCATTATATTCAATTTTTTGCAGAATGTTGGCTTACCTAAATGGAGCAGCACTGAGATAAGGAATCAGGATGTTCATACTAATGGACCCATATTAGATGAAATTATACTTTCTGATCCTGAGGTAAGAATTTAAAGTTATTTCCAGCAGTAAATAAATCATTTCGCTATGAATCCAAGTAACTAAGATGAATTTTTATGTTATGTTGTATTTTGGAAATGTTGGTTTTCCACTTTTCTTGCAGTAACTGTTTTATTATGTCTTCACTAATTTTTTAGTTGTGTTAATTGATCGCCTATGTGTATTAGAGTTAACTATGAACAAGCCTTCAAATATTTTTACTAGATTTTAAACTTCTTATCACTCCCATAATTAGTTATTACTTATTATACTATGTAAATCTTATTTCAAATACTTTCTTATTTGTCTAAGCAATTTGTTATCTACCAGTTGTCTAGGTTAGGTTAACTTGCTCAATCTTTCAATGACGAGGTTAATAACTATGGAAGAAGCTTTTAGCAAAAATCATATGCCCTTGTTGTTTCTTTGCAAACATGATGATAGATTCTCTATGCTGGTCTTGTCTCACAATATTTGCTTGTTGTAGTAAATTGTAAACTTAGGTTGCCAAGATATGCAAGAATTAATTAGTTGACGTCAGCAAGTGCTTTGGCACTGGAAGCATACAGTTTCTTTGTGTTGAATATATGGATTGATCACAGTGAAATGAATCACAGAAATGCCCCCCTTACCTATCCTGTTTTCCTTGGGCTTCATTATTACTCCtgacattttttcctttttttattcacCTTTCTCCAGGAACTCCTTGATTCGACATTAGTTATTGTTTTGCCATCTTTTCATTAATAACACAACCATTTCAGTATATCTGAGTTAACACCTTCTAAAGGTTAGGTACAAGAAAATGCCTTTATCGATAGTCTAGATCACTGAAAATTTTTAAAGCATCATCCCCGTAGAACCCTAGGTATACCTGTCTAAATTTCCGAAATTCAACAAGCTCAAGTTCACCTTTCTCTTCTCTTGAAGCCATGTGATACCTGTGTAATGATGTATTTTTCATTTAGTTTTTCGCTGCTGATGGCCAATCTTTTACCAAAAAAATTCATGATGCAGATATCCAATGCAATTGAGAATGAAAAAGAGGTCAATAAAACTGTAAAGATTTATAATGTTGATCGTGCTGTTTGTGGTCGCATAGCTGGTGTTATAGCCAAGAAGTATGGAGATGTAGGTTTTGCGGGGCAGCTTAATCTAACGTATGTCATGTGATTTCTATATTGATCTAATGCCAGTTGAAAATGCAGAAAATTGATATGCTATCTACTTATCTCCAGATTTATTGGAAGTGCTGGACAATCCTTTGCTTGCTTCTTGACTCCTGGAATGAATATTCGACTAGTTGGGGAAGCTAATGATTATGTTGGAAAGGTAATGCAGTTCCTGCCCTCATGAACAGGGTTTTTTTCCCTTCAATTAAGATTGTCAAATTTTCACAGGGTATGGCTGGTGGAGAGCTGGTAGTAACACCTGTTGATGACACTGGTTTCTGCCCGGAGGATGCTACAATAGTAGGTAACACCTGTCTATATGGTGCAACTGGTGGTCAAATCTTTGTGAGAGGGAAAGCAGGTGAGCGATTTGCCGTTAGAAATTCTCTTGTGGAAGCTGTGGTTGAGGGCACTGGGGATCATTGTTGTGAGTACATGACTGGTGGATGTGTGGTGGTACTTGGAAAGTGAGTGTTtcttttaccaaattatttgacaCCATGAAGGTGACTAGTCTATTAACATGCATATTTAATTTCTTGTTTTTATCCAGAGTGGGCAGAAATGTTGCTGCTGGCATGACTGGTGGTTTGGCTTATATTCTTGATGAGGATGACACTCTTATTCCCAAGGTTTGTGTCAAATTATTCGATGTTCAAGATTGATCAATATATTAATCTGATTTCTATAGAAAAATTATGCCACAACTTGATGAATAGATTTCTCAAGTGCATGTGCATGTGCACGTGTATTGTGTTTATGCAAGACAACTTAATAACTCTCTCTTACAAGCAAAGAAAGGACTTCAGTTAATGTGGCCCAAAATGCCAGAGCATCCACCGTAAGAGTAAGACTTAGGCCTTAAGTATTTCATTACCTAGGTAAGGTTTTTATGAGATTCGAGTTATTGAGTTACAATGCTAACTTTGCATTATATTATTGTTGATAGCATAAGTGAAGGTAACATTCTATTCTAGTCATGCACGTTAGGGTGTTACACTCAAGTACACTAGACCTTTCCATTGCAGGATAGTTACAATGCTAACTTTGCTCTTAATTGTAATCAACATATTCGAACCGAATCCGTCTTGACCAtagaaacataaaattactactatACATGGCCAGTCCTACTAGATGCTTCTGGTCACATGAAACATGTCTCATTAATCCGGTGCATTTGTGATGACCCAAGGAAAGTTTGACAAGTTTGTGTTTGAATGTACCTACTAGTACTTTTTTGGACTTTTTAGTTGAATTTCTTTGATTTCTTACTCAGGTTGCCTTCCATAATGCTGGGAGTCTATTTCGAGGCTTAAATTCAGGTCTATGTATTTATACCGATCTTGTTTGCATTTTGTGTACCAGGTCAACAAGGAGATAGTGAAGATTCAGAGGGTAAATGCCCCAGCAGGACAAATGCAGCTGAAGAGCTTGATAGAAGCTCACGTGGTAAGGAAAAACATCTTGTGGTATTAAAACCATATGTTGTGAATTTGTACTGTAAATCAACCCTTTGCTTacctttttcaaggaaaaaactgGTAGTAGTAAAGGTGCTGCGATTTTGAGGGAGTGGGAGGTGTATCTTCCTCTGTTTTGGCAAATCGTACCTCCTAGCGAAGAAGACACACCAGAGGCATGTACAGAATTCGAAAGAATAGTGGCTAAGCGAGGCATGACTCTACAATCCGCCTGATAAGAAATCGCAAGACTAAACAGAAGTGTAAATGGACAGTGAGCTAGTACTATCTGCATCAAGTTGCAGACTGAAGACTCCTTATCTGCCACATCACTCTTCATAAACAATGCCATGTATGGTTGATGCATCTAACATCGAGGATGCACATCAAGAGGGACCAGCATCACTTGGGGCAGGTAGCGTGATTCATCAATCATGTCATGTGGTCCTTTGCATTAGTCTACTGCAAGATTAATGTTGCATGCAGCttaagtttatttcttgtaaatctCAGTTGACttacattctctctctctctctctctctctctctctctctctcttagttgGTGTAATTAGAACATTCAATTCAGGATTATCTGAATCGTAGCTCTTTTGGGATATAGGTAACTATTTGGTACATGGAAGATATCTATGTCATATTTTATGGTGTATAATAAAAGCTACCATGTCGTTTTGCTTTACCATGAACAATCATGTAAGCAGCCAACTTACTTTCCCATATCGTTTCTTCCACCACCATAGCAGCTGGCTGCCAGTTAGTGTCCTTATTCCTACAGACAAGGGGAGAGATGATAGAAATAGGACAAATTAGACAGCAACTGAACTTTTTAATTCATTTACTGTCCCTCTAAATTTTAATTTGTGTGTTCCTATTTCTATTATCATGTTCTTGAATTACTATGGTCCTTGCAATCAATCATCTTTCCTATTATCATGTTCTTGAATTGTATGTTTATTGTCATTGCTTTGTTTAGAATCTTTACCTTTATAAATTTTATTGTGATATATGTGTGGGTGAATCCATAAAAATTATAGCCTTTCTCAATTCAAGTCTCCTTTTAGTATTTTCCCTAGCAGAATCCTTATTTTTTTCTGCATGAACCAGAGCACTATCATGAATTTGGAAATCATTGTTTTTGTTGGGTCAGTCACTGCTATGGGAAGAACCGATCCATAGCAAAGGCCAGAGGTGTCCATCATATCGGGGGCAATGTGGCCTACATACGTATTATTGTTGATAAGCGCCACTCTGCGCTATACTCTTCCTATTTGACTCCCTTTCCGTTTCCCCACACATGTGAGGGAGGCGCCGGCGGATCCCTCTTCGATGGGCTACCTCTCCTGTCATGCTGATTCCTCCATCGCTACCTGCCGCTCTATCTCCTCGTCCGATGTAACCTCCCGAAACCCCcacagaaagaagaagaagaagaacagcaaCCTCCCCAAATCGTTGGCTCCACCGCATGATGTCCGCAACGACGCAGGCGGCGAAGCCCACGACTTCTCCCACCGCGATATTTGTCATTTCACCTATGGAGAGCTCGAATCGGCCACGGCCAACTTCTCCGACGGCGCCCTCCTCGGCCGCGGCAGCCACGGTGCGGTCTACAAGGCGGTCCTCCGCAGCGGCCGCCAGGTCGCGGTCAAGCGCCCCTCCCGCCGCCCCCTCCTTCTCTCCTCCCCCCCGCCATCCCCGGCCGCCGCGCCCGCTCGCGACGAGGTCGAGAACGAGATCGAGATCCTCTCCGGCATCCGCAGCCCTCGCCTCGTCAATCTCATCGGCTTCACCCCCTCCGACGATCGGAGAGAGCGGCTCCTGGTGGTGGAGTTCATGCCCAACGGCACGCTCTACGACCTCCTCCACTCCAACCCACGCCCGCCCGGCTGGGCTCGCCGCCTCCGCCTCGCCCTTCAGACCGCCAAAGCCCTTCTCACCCTCCACTCCGCGCAGCCGCCCGTCATCCATCGCGACGTCAAGTCGGCCAATGTGCTGATCGACCAAGACTCCAACGCCCGGCTCGCCGATTTCGGTCTCGCCCtccgcgacgacgacgacgacgccgcCGGCGGCAAATTCCCCTCATCCGCCCGCTCCACCCCTCCCGCAGGCACGCTTGGCTACCTCGACCCCTCTTACGTCACGCCCGAGAGCCTGAGCACCAAGACCGACGTCTTCAGCTTCGGGATCCTGCTTCTCGAGATCATGAGCGGCCGGAAGGCGATCGACGTCGCCCACTCCCCGCCATCGGTCGTGGAGTGGGCCGTTCCCCTGTTGCGAAAAGGCAAGGTCTCGACGCTGTTCGATCCGAGGATCGCGCCGCCCAAGAACCCACTGGCAAGGAAGCAGCTCGCGTCGGTCGCTGCCAGCTGCGTGCGGTCCCTCAAGGAGATGCGGCCTTCCATGGACGAGGTGGTGGGGCAGCTCAAGGTGTTGAGGAAGACAGTGCCTTCTAGGGCTTGGAACGGGCTCTCGGTCGGCAACCCATGCTCGGTAGTGGACGTAGAGAGGACCCTGACGAAGCTGAACTCTAGCAGTACCAATCAAAACCACAATTTGTGTTCAGATTCGAGGATTCAtggggaggaggagccaattgcaaCCAGGCATGAAGAAATGCCCGTCCATGTCAGGAAGCTGCCTTCGACTGTGAAGGGATCCCGTTCTTTGTCGAGCTCAAGGAGGGGAAGTacaaatctgttgaatctcatggCTCAACCTAATGGAGAGCTGAAAGGGGAATCGGCAGTAGATGGGAACAGTAACGGTGGTCCGGCGATGGGCAGGGCGAAGGCTCTGCGTCTCCTCCATGATTTCTATGAAAGAGATGCGACTTGGCAGTCGAGGAGGAAGGCTAAGGACTCGCTGAAATCATTATGGAGAGTCGATGAGAAAGATGATGCGGATGAGAAAGCTCACGGCTGATCTGGAGATCCACTCTAAGCTGGGGCAGATGGTCCAGACCACATGGTATGTTGCATTTCATTTATGTTATTGTCGAATGAACACTTTTTTTTCTTGGGCAAAGCAGATTATTATTTCTCATATATCGACATCTCCAGTTGTCTGCATGTgcattctgctgctgctgcttttttttttttttttactttattactAGAAGATtactattggtttttttttttcattattaggAATCATTTTACTTCATACAATTATTAACAAACCCTTTACTTCATACAATCATTGGACAAATAATAAAATGTAATTTTACCGAATATAATTTCTCATTACTAATCATACTCTTATTTCGGATGATCTCTCGATAACTCATTTCAtccgaaataaataaaaaaaaaagatagagaaTTGTATGAGAGGAATCAAAAGAGCTTCTTAGAATTAagtgataagttaaaaatatttaggaatattaaaattttaaaattaaattataaataacaaaaaaattaacaatataaatctcatattattattaatttacaaAGAATAAGTGAATGGACTTTAGTATCATTTAACTGTCAAAAGTCCTTATTAGCTTGAAATAGCTGATGCCCTTCTGAGCTGCTTTAGGACATGATGATGCTAGAACTAGAGATGAAGCTTGGCGTTGGAACAATCCATCAATCAGTAGATAAACCATTTCCTCGGTCATAATCTACAGGTAAACTGTTGAACTCTTCACTGCAAAAGACATAAATGGCATCTCCTCCTACTCGTCAGTGTGCACTCTTTTAAGTCTCTCATCTCCAAagcaacctatgaccggaatcAGGAACGAATGATAGATCAAGACTGCATAGTTTCATCTTCGTCGCCCGCCTTGGGCACTTCATTAAACATGTACTGGTTCTGATATTCCATTAGATACTGAGTTGATCTCTTCACATCCAGAAACAACTGATACACCCTGCTTATGTCTTCCATCTCGACTGTCTTTCCCTTCCGCTTCTGACAAGCCAGTGCAGCCACTGTGATCAGGTGGATGGCGTACCTCAACGACGTCTCCACCCCAATCTTTGTCAGCAAGAGCTTTGCGTCCTTGGACAACTCCACCTCTTCTTCTCCGCACCTGATCTCGATAATCTTGCCGATTTCTTCCTCTGTATATGGCTGAGTGGTTATAATGAGGAGGCGGTCTAAGAAATCTGCTGGGATTCCATGAGGCGACCGGTAGTTAGTTCCGCGAATAGTCGTGATCCCACGATTTGTTGCGATAACCAGTATTGGGGCCATCTCATTCTCCAATGCACGGTTGAGAAAGGAGAAGCACTCGATGTCTAGCATATGGACCTCATCGATGAACAGGACTCCTGGTATGATTTCGGCCTTCCCTTCCTCTTTCCACTCTGAAACCTTTGAATCAATCTGTTCTCTGACTTCGGCTCGGATTTCGCCAGTGTCACCAGTAAAAAGTGCAAGAAAACCCTGCGTCCTGAAATCCCAGTGAACAGAATGCTACTATGAGCAAGCTTGAAAATATGCACAAAAACAAAATATTGATGCTCCATTCATGCTAGTCCACTCGAATATTCCAGGAGATGTTTCACAAGTTCTAATGTAATATATAGCAGACATGATATGAAATGGCATGAAGAAAATAATCACTAGTGTGCTTCATATCTTTCTCAGGTATGTTATCAGTCCAACGTATTGTACGAAACTGAAACCCTTATCGATTGGAAAGAACCTCAATCCCCTCGATTACTGCAAGCAAAGGCATAATGTGCACCAGAAAACTGTGATATCAAAATTGGGAAGAGAGATACCTTACCAAATGCTTCAGAAAACCTGATATTAAATGAGTAAAAGTTGCACAGGGTACAAGTTACAAATTTATAAAACAATTTCTCGGTTGATTCCACCCCCACTATTCCAATCCACAGGTCCGCACGATAGCTTATCCCAATTGCAATTCTGATTTTGCAACATATGCTCCGCACACTATCCAATATAACGAGAAAAGGGCTTCGGTGACATGAACTATGTCTACATCTTAGCAAATAATATCGTAGTAAGAATCCTAAATTCTTACGATACCACAATATTCGACAAACCAATGATACAAAATCTTTACCTGAAAGTAGATCCTTCAGTAGCATTGTAACTAATAGTCACTAGACAGTGTTACATGAACCGACATCAGAAGCTACGATGCAAATCAAATATTAAACTATtagtaattttcttttgtttgaaGTAAAACAAAATTATGAAGATATGTGGCACAGAGACAAACTAATATCAATAGCTGAATAATGAAACCATGAAAAGTAGAGAAAAGTTTCGGTAAGCATGTAATATCAGGTCTTTAGAATCTGTTCAAGTAGTGAAGATGGCAACTTGTACATCACTTTCTTGATGTCATAATTCTTTCTTCTCACACCAACCATAGTCAATAACGAATCTAGTGCTTAAATCTGTATTCATATAATGTCAAGCTCATAAGCTACAAAATTTCACTTCAACCCTTGCATAATTTCTAGATCATGTCAACAGAGTTTTTTTCTTTTCGCAAGCTTGGAGTATTTTATTTTCTAGATCTGTATTCATATAATGCCATCACActtggagttttttttttttttttcgcaagCTTCGAGCTGCAATTGGACTATCGTATTTGAAGAATATTCATTAAACCTGCAGTCGCCCTAGCAAGCCCATTGTTCTATCAATCAACATCAAAAATCTCAAAATGAAAAGGAAAAGTTCTAAAAATCACTGACAGCA
Protein-coding sequences here:
- the LOC135605514 gene encoding serine/threonine-protein kinase-like protein At3g51990; its protein translation is MGYLSCHADSSIATCRSISSSDVTSRNPHRKKKKKNSNLPKSLAPPHDVRNDAGGEAHDFSHRDICHFTYGELESATANFSDGALLGRGSHGAVYKAVLRSGRQVAVKRPSRRPLLLSSPPPSPAAAPARDEVENEIEILSGIRSPRLVNLIGFTPSDDRRERLLVVEFMPNGTLYDLLHSNPRPPGWARRLRLALQTAKALLTLHSAQPPVIHRDVKSANVLIDQDSNARLADFGLALRDDDDDAAGGKFPSSARSTPPAGTLGYLDPSYVTPESLSTKTDVFSFGILLLEIMSGRKAIDVAHSPPSVVEWAVPLLRKGKVSTLFDPRIAPPKNPLARKQLASVAASCVRSLKEMRPSMDEVVGQLKVLRKTVPSRAWNGLSVGNPCSVVDVERTLTKLNSSSTNQNHNLCSDSRIHGEEEPIATRHEEMPVHVRKLPSTVKGSRSLSSSRRGSTNLLNLMAQPNGELKGESAVDGNSNGGPAMGRAKALRLLHDFYERDATWQSRRKAKDSLKSLWRVDEKDDADEKAHG